The following coding sequences lie in one Rutidosis leptorrhynchoides isolate AG116_Rl617_1_P2 chromosome 6, CSIRO_AGI_Rlap_v1, whole genome shotgun sequence genomic window:
- the LOC139852561 gene encoding uncharacterized protein, with protein MASLVPGVLLKLLQHMNTDVKVGGEHRSSLLQVVSIVPALAGGELFQNQGFYLKVSDSSHATYVSLPDENIDLILSDKIQLGQYIHVERLESATPVPILHGVRPVPGRHPCVGTPEDIVATHSLGFLNNNSTSSTSSKFVGNIKLPSKKDTNSNSNSKSVRANGVVESNKCSTSTLSRSKSQLPKLIVNTSDSRQSLAKVRASSSRSIPSSPTSCYSLPTSFEKFSSGVKNQSKIQSKIKGFDKEIGKLNLGEKRNAVRGVSSSAKKLGIGSSIKNFVQGIEIGPKALRKSWEGNMDIRTPRLKVPKNDMKPEARSITVSRKSISERPPSKDELVAKPSKEVQTPAKRGETVDNKNHYPDKQKPSSGRKSLSDTPANGLPGNLVKVSLSNRRLTDGGASWSTLPSPLAKLGKEVLRYRDSAQIAAVEAIQEASAAETLLQCISTYSELRSSAKEDNPQPAVEQFLALHSNLNIAHQISESLSKVALLSSSSEDHEKNPSEEQLKVFSERHKQATSWVHAAMATNLSSFSMYSKHGKLSPLMPPPSTNDQTPKAIRPILVLEGSTNTPSPKTQVKPRNSVGSTIGNSSTPRRQIVGQNHVQQKAKVVEPIPEWEKGSGFNDAIDLAQKLKMESQDWFLGFVERFLDADVDTSNSLSDNGQIAGMLSQLKSVNDWLDSIGCSKNEEQEDESCCHISPETIDRIRKKIYDYLLTHVESAAAALGKP; from the exons ATGGCTAGTTTGGTTCCTGGGGTTTTGTTGAAATTGCTTCAACATATGAACACAGATGTAAAAGTAGGAGGGGAACATAGATCATCATTATTACAAGTTGTAAGTATTGTTCCTGCTTTAGCTGGTGgggagcttttccaaaatcaaggtTTTTATTTAAAGGTATCTGATTCATCTCATGCTACTTATGTATCTTTACCTGATGAAAATATtgatcttattttaagtgataagATCCAATTAGGTCAGTATATACATGTTGAAAGACTCGAATCAGCTACTCCGGTTCCGATTTTACACGGGGTTCGACCCGTTCCTGGTCGACACCCGTGTGTTGGAACCCCTGAAGATATTGTTGCCACACATTCTTTAGGGTTCCTTAATAATAACAGTACTAGTTCCACAAGTTCTAAGTTTGTTGGTAATATCAAATTGCCTTCTAAAAAGGATACTAATTCTAATTCAAATTCCAAAAGTGTAAGAGCAAATGGTGTAGTAGAAAGTAACAAATGTTCCACTTCAACCTTATCAAGATCTAAATCGCAATTGCCGAAATTGATAGTGAATACGAGTGATTCGAGGCAATCTTTGGCAAAAGTAAGAGCATCTAGTTCTAGGTCAATTCCTTCTTCTCCAACGAGTTGTTACTCTTTGCCTACTTCTTTTGAGAAGTTTTCTAGTGGGGTTAAGAATCAGTCAAAGATACAGTCAAAGATTAAAGGATTTgataaagaaattggtaaattgaATTTAGGGGAGAAACGGAATGCAGTTCGAGGGGTGAGTTCAAGTGCGAAGAAACTTGGAATCGGAAGTTCAATTAAGAATTTTGTTCAAGGTATTGAAATCGGGCCTAAAGCTTTGAGGAAGAGTTGGGAAGGTAATATGGATATCAGAACTCCAAGATTAAAAGTCCCCAAGAACGATATGAAGCCTGAAGCTCGGAGTATAACG GTTTCAAGGAAATCGATTAGTGAAAGGCCGCCATCTAAAGACGAATTGGTCGCGAAACCATCTAAAGAGGTACAGACACCTGCAAAGAGAGGAGAAACAGTTGATAATAAAAACCATTATCCTGATAAGCAAAAACCGTCTTCGGGAAGAAAATCGTTATCCGACACACCTGCAAATGGTCTACCAGGTAACTTGGTCAAAGTGTCTCTTAGTAACAGACGATTGACTGATGGAGGTGCTTCTTGGTCAACTCTGCCATCTCCTCTTGCAAAGCTTGGAAAG GAAGTCCTCAGGTATAGAGATTCTGCCCAAATTGCTGCCGTCGAGGCGATACAAGAGGCGTCAGCTGCAGAAACCTTACttcaatgtattag CACATATTCCGAGCTACGTTCTTCTGCAAAAGAAGACAACCCGCAGCCTGCCGTAGAACAATTTTTGGCATTACATTCTAACTTGAATATTGCTCATCAGATTTCTGAATCGTTATCAAAAGTAGCTCTGCTCAGTTCATCATCAGAAGATCACGAAAAAAACCCGTCAGAAGAACAACTTAAAGTTTTTTCCGAAAGACATAAACAAGCAACATCGTGGGTCCACGCTGCCATGGCTACCAActtatcatcattttccatgtataGCAAACATGGCAAGTTATCCCCGCTGATGCCACCCCCTTCAACCAATGATCAAACTCCTAAGGCTATTCGACCCATTTTAGTACTTGAAGGGTCCACCAATACCCCGTCACCTAAAACCCAAGTCAAACCTAGAAACTCAGTTGGGTCAACGATCGGTAACTCATCGACTCCACGAAGACAAATAGTTGGACAAAATCATGTGCAACAGAAGGCAAAGGTTGTTGAACCGATACCAGAATGGGAAAAAGGTAGCGGTTTTAATGACGCGATTGACTTGGCACAAAAGCTAAAAATGGAATCTCAAGATTGGTTCTTGGGGTTCGTTGAAAGATTCTTGGATGCTGACGTGGACACGTCTAACAGCCTTTCGGATAATGGTCAGATTGCAGGGATGCTGAGTCAGCTCAAGAGTGTAAATGATTGGTTAGATTCGATTGGATGTAGTAAGAATGAAGAACAAGAAGATGAAAGTTGTTGTCATATCTCCCCTGAAACGATCGATAGGATAAGGAAGAAGATTTATGATTATCTGCTTACACACGTCGAATCTGCAGCAGCTGCACTTGGTAAACCATAA